The Thermodesulfobacteriota bacterium genome has a segment encoding these proteins:
- the phoU gene encoding phosphate signaling complex protein PhoU, protein MQRHTSRAFAADLEALQEKVLRMGALVEDAIGRALSALVDRDPELARETIGRDHLVNRLEVEVDEHCIELLALRQPAAGDLRLIITGLKITTDLERIGDLAVNLCERVLELLEAPPLKPLIDLPRMADRARAMLRQALDAYVARDAERAQEVCALDDEVDRLNDQVFRELLTYMLENPANIPRALGLIMIGKYLERIADHATNISEMVIYLVKGKDIRHTVWKRTTPQEG, encoded by the coding sequence ATGCAACGACACACGAGCAGGGCGTTTGCGGCGGATCTCGAAGCCTTGCAGGAGAAGGTCCTGCGGATGGGGGCGCTGGTGGAGGACGCCATCGGGCGGGCCTTGAGCGCACTGGTGGACCGGGACCCCGAGCTGGCTCGGGAGACCATCGGGCGCGACCATTTGGTGAACCGCCTGGAGGTGGAAGTGGACGAGCACTGCATCGAGCTCCTGGCCCTGCGCCAACCGGCCGCCGGGGATCTCCGCCTCATCATCACCGGTCTCAAGATCACCACCGATCTCGAGCGCATCGGGGACCTCGCGGTGAACCTCTGCGAGCGGGTACTCGAGCTCCTGGAGGCTCCGCCCTTGAAACCCCTCATCGACCTGCCCCGCATGGCGGACCGGGCCCGGGCCATGCTGCGCCAGGCCCTCGACGCCTATGTCGCCCGGGATGCCGAACGGGCCCAGGAGGTGTGCGCCCTCGACGACGAGGTGGATCGCTTGAACGACCAGGTGTTCCGGGAGCTCCTCACCTACATGCTCGAGAACCCCGCTAACATCCCCCGGGCGCTCGGCCTCATCATGATCGGCAAGTACCTGGAGCGCATCGCCGACCACGCCACCAACATCTCGGAGATGGTGATCTACCTGGTGAAGGGCAAGGACATCCGTCACACGGTCTGGAAGCGCACGACGCCCCAGGAGGGCTGA
- a CDS encoding response regulator, with product MPRVLIVDDEEDLLELLAYNLEVSGFQVDRAPTGRLAVELAGRRTPDLVLLDVMLPDLQGFEVLRLLRSREKTRAVPVILLTARGEESDVLVGFELGADDYVVKPFSPRELLARVRAVLKRSRGEEPERPRLRFGDLELDLDAHRVLRAGEELVLAPQEFRLLAFLATHPNRVYSREALIQQAWDPEVYVDPRTVDVHVRRLRARVEPDPSNPVLIETVRGAGYRFQARPAKE from the coding sequence ATGCCCCGCGTCCTCATCGTGGACGACGAGGAAGACCTGCTGGAGCTCCTGGCCTACAACCTGGAGGTCTCGGGCTTCCAGGTGGACCGGGCCCCCACGGGGCGCCTCGCCGTGGAGCTGGCGGGCCGGCGCACCCCGGACCTCGTCCTCCTGGACGTGATGCTCCCCGACCTCCAGGGCTTCGAGGTGCTGCGCCTCCTGCGCAGCCGGGAGAAGACCCGGGCGGTCCCGGTCATCCTGCTGACTGCCCGGGGCGAGGAGTCGGACGTGCTCGTGGGCTTCGAGCTCGGGGCCGACGACTACGTGGTCAAGCCCTTCAGCCCCCGGGAGCTCCTGGCCCGGGTGCGCGCGGTCCTCAAGCGTTCCCGGGGCGAGGAGCCCGAGCGGCCCCGGCTGCGCTTCGGGGACCTGGAGCTCGATCTCGACGCCCACCGGGTGCTCCGGGCCGGAGAGGAGCTGGTGCTGGCGCCCCAGGAGTTTCGGCTGCTCGCCTTTCTGGCCACCCACCCCAACCGGGTCTACTCCCGGGAAGCCCTGATCCAGCAGGCCTGGGACCCGGAGGTGTACGTGGACCCGCGCACCGTGGACGTCCACGTGCGCCGCCTGCGGGCCCGGGTGGAGCCCGACCCCTCGAACCCCGTTCTCATCGAGACGGTGCGGGGCGCCGGGTACCGCTTCCAGGCCCGCCCCGCCAAGGAGTGA